From Scleropages formosus chromosome 1, fSclFor1.1, whole genome shotgun sequence, a single genomic window includes:
- the rsrc2 gene encoding arginine/serine-rich coiled-coil protein 2 isoform X3, with protein MAASDADVDALLPKSSSPETEKRRPESSTKSPRTAKQHRSRSRSQSRDRKRRSTDKKHRRSRSKEARRKDSEKPSKSSKAEEPHEREQAEKGRERLLAENGEDRHRRKDAKPSRGRGHSRSRSRERRHRSRSREKRRSHSRSREKRSRSRDRKRRVRSRSRSRSKHRYRSRSRSRSRERKKRSEKLRRKSRSRSLSPLAFRGRNTAMDAQEALARRLERAKKLQEQKEKEMLEKQQQQEIAAAAPLLCDPVAAAAATGSSVLNVAALLASGTQVTPQIAMAAQMAALQAKTLAETGIAVPSYYNPSAVNPVKFAEQEKKRKMLWQGKKEGDKSQTAELWEKLNFGNKDQNVKFRKLMGIKGEEESSAAALLNDEGLKTLQQQEEMFRNLDVQYEMARSQTHTQRGMGLGFSSSFSSRGMDTL; from the exons ATGGCG GCCAGCGACGCAGACGTAGATGCGTTGCTGCCAAAGTCGTCATCTccagagacagagaaaagaagaCCGGAGTCGTCCACTAAATCTCCTAGGACCGCCAAACAGCATCGCTCTAGATCCAGGTCACAGTCAAGAGACCGAAAACGGAGGTCCA cTGACAAGAAGCACAGACGGAGTAGGAGCAAAGAG GCACGAAGGAAGGACTCTGAGAAGCCCTCGAAGTCATCCAAGGCAGAGGAGCCACATGAACGTGAGCAGGCAGAGAAAGGCCGGGAGAGGCTGTTGGCTGAAAATGGGGAAGACCGGCACAGGCGTAAAGATGCAAAGCCTTCCAGGGGCCGAGGCCATTCCAGGTCCCGTTCGCGGGAAAG GCGGCATCGAAGTAGAAGTCGAGAGAAGCGGCGGTCCCATTCTCGAAGTCGTGAGAAACGGTCAAGGAGCCGGGATAGGAAACGACGAGTCAGGTCCCGATCCCGTTCCCGGAGCAAACACAGATACAGGAGCCGTAGTCGCAGCAGGAGCAG ggaaaggaaaaagaggagcGAAAAGTTGCGCAGGAAGAGCCGCAGTAGATCATTGAGTCCCCTAGCTTTCCGGGGTAGGAACACTGCCATGGATGCCCAGGAGGCCTTGGCCAGAAG ATTGGAAAGGGCAAAGAAGCTCCAGgaacaaaaggagaaagaaatgttggaaaagcagcagcagcaagaaatTGCTGCAG CGGCCCCTCTACTCTGTGACCCTGTGGCAGCTGCTGCGGCCACTGGTAGCTCAGTACTGAATGTAGCGGCACTCCTAGCTTCGGGGACTCAGGTCACACCCCAGATTGCCATGGCAGCACAGATGGCGGCCTTGCAGGCCAAGACATTGGCAGAGACGGGCATTGCTGTGCCCAGCTATTACAACCCGTCTGCTGTGAACCCAGTGAAGTTTGCTGagcaggagaaaaagagaaaaatgctcTGGCAAGGCAAAAAGGAAGGG GACAAGTCCCAGACTGCAGAGCTGTGGGAGAAGCTAAACTTTGGAAATAAGGACCAAAATGTGAAATTCCGCAAGCTGATGGGCATTAAA GGTGAAGAagaaagcagtgctgctgccctGCTTAATGATGAAGGTCTGAAgaccctgcagcagcaggaagagatGTTCCGGAACCTGGATGTTCAATATGAAATGGCCAGGTCACAGACCCACACCCAGAGGGGAATGGGACTcggcttctcctcctccttctcctccagagGGATGGACACCCTGTAA
- the LOC108934786 gene encoding uncharacterized protein LOC108934786 produces the protein MATSAATIPIFLPHWESRERSVRFLYLADSCSFQITNDCSVKESMVPLFLGADLLSKTDIRTENHPKYHAKYAKKGLATKLIFSSEFRFHGLRLPTGSNSLWFYSIQGLFRVAFEVYSQQEQLSLLDTFQDLWKSRINDGPLKMCYYLSVRLKCPEPEDILKIHNTEIKLKLKYLEVPETQVHDPQMTESNMVTPQDAVPPPGDSSSADHNYCCPTDVAPQSDFLSRIVQRIRSFSVLMEASTPDVGREQEVVMILLEHAEQWLRKGLDERSLADLVLALLETKIQGSWEGDSIYSSALLQTVSAWLGRQFFTANCCISQRVEGFKVRHIESISDLPPAEELVGELFPEAMRVLLLNWMGLTEDSAHWKRHSEYPILLLILEFANHNLITGVAHVLYSSLICK, from the exons ATGGCCACTTCAGCAGCAACCATCCCCATCTTTCTTCCCCACTGGGAAAGCAGAGAAAGGAGTGTGCGCTTCCTCTATCTGGCGGATAGCTGCTCCTTTCAGATTACCAACGACTGCAGTGTCAAG gaATCGATGGTTCCCTTATTTCTTGGAGCTGACCTGCTCTCAAAAACTGATATTAGGACAGAAAATCATCCTAAGTATCATGCAAAGTATGCCAAGAAAGGCTTGGCAACCAAACTGATTTTCTCCTCTG AATTTAGGTTCCATGGACTGAGACTCCCCACTGGAAGTAACAGCCTCTGGTTTTACAGCATCCAGGGCCTTTTTCGAGTGGCTTTTGAAGTCTACAGCCAGCAAGAGCAGTTGTCATTGTTGGACACATTCCAG GACCTGTGGAAGTCACGGATTAATGATGGTCCACTGAAAATGTGCTATTACTTAAGTGTCCGACTGAAATGTCCAGAACCCGAGGACATTCTGAAGATCCACAATACAGAAATCAAACTCAAGCTGAAGTATCTTGAAGTCCCAGAAACACAAGTCCATGACCCCCAAATGACTGAGAGCAATATGGTGACTCCCCAAGATGCTGTGCCCCCTCCTGGTGACAGCTCATCAGCAGACCACAATTATTGTTGTCCCACAGATGTGGCCCCTCAGTCAGACTTTCTTTCCAGAATTGTTCAGAGAATCAGAAGCTTCTCTGTTCTTATGGAAGCCTCCACACCAGATGTTGGGAGAGAGCAGGAGGTGGTCATGATCCTGCTGGAACATGCAGAGCAGTGGTTGAGAAAGGGACTGGATGAGAGGAGCTTAGCAGACCTTGTGCTGGCACTGCTGGAGACCAAGATCCAGGGTTCTTGGGAGGGGGATTCTATTTACAGCAGTGCTCTACTCCAGACTGTCAGCGCATGGTTAGGTCGCCAGTTCTTTACTGCCAATTGCTGCATCAGCCAGCGGGTAGAGGGCTTCAAGGTGCGCCACATAGAGAGCATCTCAGATCTACCCCCAGCTGAGGAACTAGTGGGTGAGCTGTTCCCAGAGGCCATGCGGGTACTGCTGCTCAACTGGATGGGTCTGACTGAGGATTCAGCTCACTGGAAGCGTCATAGTGAATACCCAATTTTACTCCTCATTCTAGAGTTTGCCAACCATAACCTCATTACTGGTGTAGCACATGTCCTTTACTCAAGcttaatttgtaaataa
- the rsrc2 gene encoding arginine/serine-rich coiled-coil protein 2 isoform X1, whose protein sequence is MAASDADVDALLPKSSSPETEKRRPESSTKSPRTAKQHRSRSRSQSRDRKRRSTDKKHRRSRSKEARRKDSEKPSKSSKAEEPHEREQAEKGRERLLAENGEDRHRRKDAKPSRGRGHSRSRSRERRHRSRSREKRRSHSRSREKRSRSRDRKRRVRSRSRSRSKHRYRSRSRSRSRERKKRSEKLRRKSRSRSLSPLAFRGRNTAMDAQEALARRLERAKKLQEQKEKEMLEKQQQQEIAAVAAPLLCDPVAAAAATGSSVLNVAALLASGTQVTPQIAMAAQMAALQAKTLAETGIAVPSYYNPSAVNPVKFAEQEKKRKMLWQGKKEGDKSQTAELWEKLNFGNKDQNVKFRKLMGIKGEEESSAAALLNDEGLKTLQQQEEMFRNLDVQYEMARSQTHTQRGMGLGFSSSFSSRGMDTL, encoded by the exons ATGGCG GCCAGCGACGCAGACGTAGATGCGTTGCTGCCAAAGTCGTCATCTccagagacagagaaaagaagaCCGGAGTCGTCCACTAAATCTCCTAGGACCGCCAAACAGCATCGCTCTAGATCCAGGTCACAGTCAAGAGACCGAAAACGGAGGTCCA cTGACAAGAAGCACAGACGGAGTAGGAGCAAAGAG GCACGAAGGAAGGACTCTGAGAAGCCCTCGAAGTCATCCAAGGCAGAGGAGCCACATGAACGTGAGCAGGCAGAGAAAGGCCGGGAGAGGCTGTTGGCTGAAAATGGGGAAGACCGGCACAGGCGTAAAGATGCAAAGCCTTCCAGGGGCCGAGGCCATTCCAGGTCCCGTTCGCGGGAAAG GCGGCATCGAAGTAGAAGTCGAGAGAAGCGGCGGTCCCATTCTCGAAGTCGTGAGAAACGGTCAAGGAGCCGGGATAGGAAACGACGAGTCAGGTCCCGATCCCGTTCCCGGAGCAAACACAGATACAGGAGCCGTAGTCGCAGCAGGAGCAG ggaaaggaaaaagaggagcGAAAAGTTGCGCAGGAAGAGCCGCAGTAGATCATTGAGTCCCCTAGCTTTCCGGGGTAGGAACACTGCCATGGATGCCCAGGAGGCCTTGGCCAGAAG ATTGGAAAGGGCAAAGAAGCTCCAGgaacaaaaggagaaagaaatgttggaaaagcagcagcagcaagaaatTGCTGCAG TAGCGGCCCCTCTACTCTGTGACCCTGTGGCAGCTGCTGCGGCCACTGGTAGCTCAGTACTGAATGTAGCGGCACTCCTAGCTTCGGGGACTCAGGTCACACCCCAGATTGCCATGGCAGCACAGATGGCGGCCTTGCAGGCCAAGACATTGGCAGAGACGGGCATTGCTGTGCCCAGCTATTACAACCCGTCTGCTGTGAACCCAGTGAAGTTTGCTGagcaggagaaaaagagaaaaatgctcTGGCAAGGCAAAAAGGAAGGG GACAAGTCCCAGACTGCAGAGCTGTGGGAGAAGCTAAACTTTGGAAATAAGGACCAAAATGTGAAATTCCGCAAGCTGATGGGCATTAAA GGTGAAGAagaaagcagtgctgctgccctGCTTAATGATGAAGGTCTGAAgaccctgcagcagcaggaagagatGTTCCGGAACCTGGATGTTCAATATGAAATGGCCAGGTCACAGACCCACACCCAGAGGGGAATGGGACTcggcttctcctcctccttctcctccagagGGATGGACACCCTGTAA
- the rsrc2 gene encoding arginine/serine-rich coiled-coil protein 2 isoform X2 produces MRCCQSRHLQRQRKEDRSRPLNLLGPPNSIALDPGHSQETENGGPLTRSTDGVGAKRTNFFLKQARRKDSEKPSKSSKAEEPHEREQAEKGRERLLAENGEDRHRRKDAKPSRGRGHSRSRSRERRHRSRSREKRRSHSRSREKRSRSRDRKRRVRSRSRSRSKHRYRSRSRSRSRERKKRSEKLRRKSRSRSLSPLAFRGRNTAMDAQEALARRLERAKKLQEQKEKEMLEKQQQQEIAAVAAPLLCDPVAAAAATGSSVLNVAALLASGTQVTPQIAMAAQMAALQAKTLAETGIAVPSYYNPSAVNPVKFAEQEKKRKMLWQGKKEGDKSQTAELWEKLNFGNKDQNVKFRKLMGIKGEEESSAAALLNDEGLKTLQQQEEMFRNLDVQYEMARSQTHTQRGMGLGFSSSFSSRGMDTL; encoded by the exons ATGCGTTGCTGCCAAAGTCGTCATCTccagagacagagaaaagaagaCCGGAGTCGTCCACTAAATCTCCTAGGACCGCCAAACAGCATCGCTCTAGATCCAGGTCACAGTCAAGAGACCGAAAACGGAGGTCCA cTGACAAGAAGCACAGACGGAGTAGGAGCAAAGAG AACCAACTTCTTCTTGAAACAGGCACGAAGGAAGGACTCTGAGAAGCCCTCGAAGTCATCCAAGGCAGAGGAGCCACATGAACGTGAGCAGGCAGAGAAAGGCCGGGAGAGGCTGTTGGCTGAAAATGGGGAAGACCGGCACAGGCGTAAAGATGCAAAGCCTTCCAGGGGCCGAGGCCATTCCAGGTCCCGTTCGCGGGAAAG GCGGCATCGAAGTAGAAGTCGAGAGAAGCGGCGGTCCCATTCTCGAAGTCGTGAGAAACGGTCAAGGAGCCGGGATAGGAAACGACGAGTCAGGTCCCGATCCCGTTCCCGGAGCAAACACAGATACAGGAGCCGTAGTCGCAGCAGGAGCAG ggaaaggaaaaagaggagcGAAAAGTTGCGCAGGAAGAGCCGCAGTAGATCATTGAGTCCCCTAGCTTTCCGGGGTAGGAACACTGCCATGGATGCCCAGGAGGCCTTGGCCAGAAG ATTGGAAAGGGCAAAGAAGCTCCAGgaacaaaaggagaaagaaatgttggaaaagcagcagcagcaagaaatTGCTGCAG TAGCGGCCCCTCTACTCTGTGACCCTGTGGCAGCTGCTGCGGCCACTGGTAGCTCAGTACTGAATGTAGCGGCACTCCTAGCTTCGGGGACTCAGGTCACACCCCAGATTGCCATGGCAGCACAGATGGCGGCCTTGCAGGCCAAGACATTGGCAGAGACGGGCATTGCTGTGCCCAGCTATTACAACCCGTCTGCTGTGAACCCAGTGAAGTTTGCTGagcaggagaaaaagagaaaaatgctcTGGCAAGGCAAAAAGGAAGGG GACAAGTCCCAGACTGCAGAGCTGTGGGAGAAGCTAAACTTTGGAAATAAGGACCAAAATGTGAAATTCCGCAAGCTGATGGGCATTAAA GGTGAAGAagaaagcagtgctgctgccctGCTTAATGATGAAGGTCTGAAgaccctgcagcagcaggaagagatGTTCCGGAACCTGGATGTTCAATATGAAATGGCCAGGTCACAGACCCACACCCAGAGGGGAATGGGACTcggcttctcctcctccttctcctccagagGGATGGACACCCTGTAA
- the zcchc8 gene encoding zinc finger CCHC domain-containing protein 8 gives MAEVDFGDRELFQQFEEDGQSHRRMQRASVREAPEELQELRERLEECEETICQLKAENEELRRKLNVLTRPSGINIENSRLDGPLLQILFANNDISKQFHEEIEDCIFGLIKKHEQQEKNEKERSSFHVKPQTSSFVLEENHSGNTSSTIRKIKDAFTVVGSVLYFTSFCLDKLGQPLLNENPQLTEGWEIPKYQQVFGQVMSLEGQELQMKEKRPRPCCFNCGSEDHQLKDCPKPRDMARISEKRKEFSQGNSQSNQRYHAEEVEERFGKYKPGIVSAELLDALGVAESSLPPFIYRMRQLGYPPGWLKEAEMENSGLTLYDGKVSNDEEITGDEHYQSHRISYDVSKIVDFPGFNVSAPANVNDEWRTYGSVPMQHNHMKQNFTDYLSNTFPVPGATSKKRCHEFDSTPRRTKKRRSDDTVRCSDMDLDSGSETPHSSRSSDNFQFQLPLPPGSPALGTPPPLPQGTPPATPTPPPLPQETPSVTPNNSPAVRERNGAEEPDEEDGLTLEELEEQQRLIWAALASADTATNSDSETPAAGTPLVSSSGASTPAQVDIEMEAEEADNEVEEGKMSGTEEKFDFSSDKGVISIVQSEEGPEAGDLEDKEQREAECYEKGLEKNAGELQNTQVSNEVVSPPDAPTAGDDEITSGPDAKDSSSSSDLTEQVKKVTAVPHRSKFAEGIIPFEDTPEYKDVAEATGVYLRIRDLLKSSPRNQIKSKK, from the exons ATGGCGGAGGTAGACTTCGGGGACCGTGAACTGTTCCAGCAATTTGAGGAAGATGGACAGTCACATCGTCGTATGCAGCGCGCAAGTGTCAGAGAAGCTCCTGAGGAACTTCAGGAGCTACGGGAGCGACTGGAAGAGTGCGAAGAGACTATTTGCCAGCTAAAAGCGGAGA atGAAGAGCTGAGAAGAAAACTTAACGTATTGACAAGACCAAG tgGTATAAACATTGAGAATTCTAGATTAGATGGACCCCTTCTTCAGATACTTTTTGCAAACAATGACATCTCAAA ACAATTTCATGAGGAAATTGAAGACTGTATTTTTGGTTTAATTAAGAAGCATGAGCAgcaagagaaaaatgaaaaagagcgATCTTCCTTCCATGTTAAACCTCAG ACTTCCAGTTTTGTTCTGGAAGAAAATCATAGTGGGAATACATCAAGTACTATCAGGAAGATTAAAGATGCTTTCACT GTAGTTGGTAGCGTGCTGTACTTCACAAGCTTCTGTTTGGATAAACTTGGACAACCACTGTTGAACGAGAACCCTCAACTCACAGAAGGATGGGAGATCCCTAA ATACCAACAGGTGTTTGGACAGGTGATGTCCTTAGAGGGACAAGAGCTGCAGATGAAGGAGAAAAG GCCAAGGCCTTGTTGCTTTAATTGTGGTTCAGAGGACCATCAGTTGAAAGATTGTCCAAAG CCAAGGGATATGGCACGTATTAGCGAGAAGAGGAAGGAGTTCTCCCAGGGTAACAGCCAAAGTAATCAGAGGTACCATGCTGAGGAGGTTGAAGAACGATTTGGGAAGTACAAACCTGGAATAGTAAG TGCGGAGTTGTTGGATGCACTGGGTGTGGCGGAGAGCAGTCTGCCTCCATTTATCTATCGCATGCGCCAACTAGGGTACCCACCAGGCtggttgaaggaggcagagatggAGAACTCTGGCTTGACCCTGTATGATGGAAAGG TGTCAAATGACGAAGAAATCACTGGAGATGAGCATTACCAGAGCCACAGAATCTCTTATGACGTGTCCAAGATAGTTGATTTCCCTGGATTCAATGTTTCAGCACCAGCTAATGTAAACGAT GAGTGGAGGACATATGGATCTGTTCCAATGCAGCATAATCACATGAAGCAAAATTTTACAGACTACCTTTCTAATACTTTCCCTGTG CCCGGCGCTACCAGTAAAAAGAGATGTCACGAGTTTGATTCAACCCCTCGACGCACAAAAAAGAGGAGGTCGGATGATACTGTAAGGTGTTCTGACATGGACCTTGACTCAG GCTCAGAAACTCCTCACAGTTCCAGAAGCTCTGACAACTTCCAGTTCCAGCTGCCACTACCCCCTGGTTCACCAGCCCTGGGCACCCCACCCCCGCTGCCTCAGGGCACACCTCCAGCTACACCCACGCCTCCCCCACTGCCCCAAGAGACCCCTTCAGTCACACCGAACAACTCTCCAGCTGTGCGGGAGCGGAATGGGGCAGAGGAGCCAGACGAGGAGGATGGGCTGActctggaggagctggaggagcagcagaggcTGATATGGGCGGCACTGGCAAGTGCAGATACAGCCACCAACAGCGATTCAGAGACTCCTGCTGCCGGTACACCATTGGTGAGCTCCTCTGGTGCCTCCACACCTGCACAGGTTGACATAGAGATGGAAGCTGAGGAAGCAGACAATGAGGTGGAGGAGGGTAAGATGTCAGGGACAGAGGAGAAGTTTGATTTTAGCAGTGATAAAGGTGTTATCAGTATAGTTCAGTCTGAGGAAGGACCTGAAGCTGGTGATTTGGAGGACAAGGAACAAAGAGAGGCAGAATGTTATGAGAAGGGGTTGGAGAAGAATGCCGGTGAACTCCAAAACACCCAGGTGAGCAATGAGGTTGTATCGCCACCAGATGCACCCACTGCAGGAGATGATGAAATCACATCGGGACCTGATGCAAAGGATTCTAGCAGTAGTAGTGATTTAACTGAACAAGTAAAGAAAGTGACTGCTGTTCCCCATCGGAGTAAATTTGCAGAGGGCATCATACCCTTTGAAGACACTCCAGAATACAAGGATGTTGCTGAGGCAACTGGGGTCTATCTCAGGATCCGTGACTTACTAAAGAGTTCGCCTCGCAACCAAATTAAGAGCAAGAAGTGA
- the rsrc2 gene encoding arginine/serine-rich coiled-coil protein 2 isoform X4: MRCCQSRHLQRQRKEDRSRPLNLLGPPNSIALDPGHSQETENGGPLTRSTDGVGAKRTNFFLKQARRKDSEKPSKSSKAEEPHEREQAEKGRERLLAENGEDRHRRKDAKPSRGRGHSRSRSRERRHRSRSREKRRSHSRSREKRSRSRDRKRRVRSRSRSRSKHRYRSRSRSRSRERKKRSEKLRRKSRSRSLSPLAFRGRNTAMDAQEALARRLERAKKLQEQKEKEMLEKQQQQEIAAAAPLLCDPVAAAAATGSSVLNVAALLASGTQVTPQIAMAAQMAALQAKTLAETGIAVPSYYNPSAVNPVKFAEQEKKRKMLWQGKKEGDKSQTAELWEKLNFGNKDQNVKFRKLMGIKGEEESSAAALLNDEGLKTLQQQEEMFRNLDVQYEMARSQTHTQRGMGLGFSSSFSSRGMDTL, encoded by the exons ATGCGTTGCTGCCAAAGTCGTCATCTccagagacagagaaaagaagaCCGGAGTCGTCCACTAAATCTCCTAGGACCGCCAAACAGCATCGCTCTAGATCCAGGTCACAGTCAAGAGACCGAAAACGGAGGTCCA cTGACAAGAAGCACAGACGGAGTAGGAGCAAAGAG AACCAACTTCTTCTTGAAACAGGCACGAAGGAAGGACTCTGAGAAGCCCTCGAAGTCATCCAAGGCAGAGGAGCCACATGAACGTGAGCAGGCAGAGAAAGGCCGGGAGAGGCTGTTGGCTGAAAATGGGGAAGACCGGCACAGGCGTAAAGATGCAAAGCCTTCCAGGGGCCGAGGCCATTCCAGGTCCCGTTCGCGGGAAAG GCGGCATCGAAGTAGAAGTCGAGAGAAGCGGCGGTCCCATTCTCGAAGTCGTGAGAAACGGTCAAGGAGCCGGGATAGGAAACGACGAGTCAGGTCCCGATCCCGTTCCCGGAGCAAACACAGATACAGGAGCCGTAGTCGCAGCAGGAGCAG ggaaaggaaaaagaggagcGAAAAGTTGCGCAGGAAGAGCCGCAGTAGATCATTGAGTCCCCTAGCTTTCCGGGGTAGGAACACTGCCATGGATGCCCAGGAGGCCTTGGCCAGAAG ATTGGAAAGGGCAAAGAAGCTCCAGgaacaaaaggagaaagaaatgttggaaaagcagcagcagcaagaaatTGCTGCAG CGGCCCCTCTACTCTGTGACCCTGTGGCAGCTGCTGCGGCCACTGGTAGCTCAGTACTGAATGTAGCGGCACTCCTAGCTTCGGGGACTCAGGTCACACCCCAGATTGCCATGGCAGCACAGATGGCGGCCTTGCAGGCCAAGACATTGGCAGAGACGGGCATTGCTGTGCCCAGCTATTACAACCCGTCTGCTGTGAACCCAGTGAAGTTTGCTGagcaggagaaaaagagaaaaatgctcTGGCAAGGCAAAAAGGAAGGG GACAAGTCCCAGACTGCAGAGCTGTGGGAGAAGCTAAACTTTGGAAATAAGGACCAAAATGTGAAATTCCGCAAGCTGATGGGCATTAAA GGTGAAGAagaaagcagtgctgctgccctGCTTAATGATGAAGGTCTGAAgaccctgcagcagcaggaagagatGTTCCGGAACCTGGATGTTCAATATGAAATGGCCAGGTCACAGACCCACACCCAGAGGGGAATGGGACTcggcttctcctcctccttctcctccagagGGATGGACACCCTGTAA